A DNA window from Gammaproteobacteria bacterium contains the following coding sequences:
- a CDS encoding prephenate dehydrogenase produces the protein MTDIVAMPKVQWERMVILGVGLIGGSLARAVRLAGICREVVGWGRNPATLERALALEVVDRIETDLATAVRGADLVVAAVPPGVMEALFRELAGMLGPETVLTDVGSTKGSVVTAARAAFGTLPAHFVPGHPIAGNERSGVEAADANLFNNRLVILTPLPETDSGSVSRVRALWEVCGAEITEMEVEHHDTVLAATSHLPHLLAFTLVDVLARMDDSWEIFHYAAGGFRDFTRIAGSDPVMWRDICLANRTHLLAMLDRYRDGLDQMATAITTGDGDRLHQIFSHARAAREYFSAQKNMLKPSAS, from the coding sequence ATGACCGATATCGTAGCGATGCCGAAGGTTCAATGGGAACGGATGGTTATCCTTGGGGTAGGACTTATCGGCGGGTCGTTGGCTCGGGCGGTCCGATTGGCGGGGATCTGTCGTGAGGTGGTGGGTTGGGGGCGTAATCCTGCCACGCTGGAACGCGCTTTGGCCCTTGAAGTGGTAGATCGTATCGAGACCGACCTGGCTACGGCGGTTCGTGGCGCCGATTTAGTGGTAGCGGCGGTACCGCCGGGGGTGATGGAGGCGTTGTTTCGCGAACTTGCCGGGATGTTAGGACCGGAAACGGTGCTGACCGACGTGGGTAGTACTAAAGGGTCTGTCGTTACGGCGGCCCGAGCGGCCTTCGGAACGCTTCCGGCCCATTTTGTCCCTGGGCATCCCATTGCGGGAAACGAGCGTAGCGGAGTAGAAGCGGCGGACGCCAATCTATTCAACAATCGATTGGTAATTCTCACCCCTCTCCCTGAAACTGATTCGGGATCTGTGAGTCGCGTGCGCGCTTTGTGGGAGGTTTGTGGTGCGGAGATTACCGAAATGGAGGTAGAGCACCACGATACGGTGCTCGCTGCCACCAGCCATCTCCCTCATCTGCTCGCCTTTACGTTGGTTGATGTCTTGGCGCGTATGGATGATAGTTGGGAGATCTTTCATTACGCAGCCGGTGGTTTTCGTGATTTCACCCGTATTGCAGGCAGTGACCCGGTGATGTGGCGTGATATCTGTTTGGCCAATCGTACCCACCTCCTGGCGATGTTGGATCGCTATCGCGACGGATTAGATCAAATGGCCACAGCAATTACCACCGGGGACGGCGATCGGTTGCACCAAATCTTTAGCCATGCACGGGCAGCGCGAGAATATTTCTCGGCCCAGAAGAATATGTTAAAGCCCAGCGCCTCGTGA
- a CDS encoding conserved hypothetical protein (Evidence 4 : Unknown function but conserved in other organisms), which yields MKEFSKWTIEEVEEYFHITPLQSSLELTAWQTAEVVRAPQEEAQLLKLCHSLQQHVNDWNEEELKLHFISLLLHMVNYTHDQYHVFFERTLSVKIDGERLRGVVDCIIAQGRRSPKRPYFCLHEYKQERHSSNDPLGQVTIAMVAAQRLNNDGKPVHGAYVVGRQWFFLVLQETSYALSLAYDATKEEDLYKIFSMLRYIKQRIQQELNLINTTG from the coding sequence ATGAAAGAATTCTCGAAATGGACGATTGAAGAAGTTGAAGAGTATTTTCACATAACGCCACTCCAAAGCAGTTTGGAATTAACCGCCTGGCAAACCGCTGAAGTTGTTCGTGCCCCCCAAGAGGAGGCGCAATTGTTGAAGCTATGCCATTCATTGCAACAGCACGTCAACGATTGGAATGAGGAGGAACTGAAATTACATTTCATCAGCCTATTGTTGCATATGGTAAATTATACACACGATCAATATCATGTCTTTTTCGAGCGCACACTCTCTGTCAAAATAGACGGGGAGCGTTTACGTGGTGTTGTAGATTGTATTATCGCACAGGGTCGACGTTCACCGAAACGTCCATATTTCTGTCTGCATGAATATAAACAGGAACGTCATTCGTCTAATGATCCATTAGGGCAAGTAACCATCGCGATGGTGGCGGCGCAACGCTTGAACAACGATGGAAAGCCCGTGCATGGAGCCTATGTCGTCGGTCGTCAATGGTTTTTTCTAGTGTTGCAGGAAACGTCATACGCGCTAAGTCTGGCCTACGATGCCACTAAAGAAGAAGATTTATATAAAATATTCAGTATGTTGAGGTATATAAAACAACGTATCCAACAAGAATTGAACCTTATTAATACTACGGGGTGA
- the insA gene encoding IS1 protein InsA, with protein sequence MANRAVLCPCCKCDHVVKRGKTELGKQRYLCLKPECGRKTFILDYTYQGYLPEVKEQIIDMAMNGSGIRDTARVLGISPGTVISKIKETRTLYGTSQSVTTGKTEFR encoded by the coding sequence ATGGCTAACAGAGCTGTTTTGTGTCCATGCTGTAAATGTGATCATGTCGTTAAACGCGGCAAGACGGAACTTGGAAAACAACGCTATCTCTGCCTGAAGCCGGAATGTGGTAGGAAGACATTCATTTTAGATTATACCTACCAGGGGTATTTGCCAGAAGTCAAGGAGCAGATCATCGACATGGCAATGAACGGCAGCGGGATCCGTGATACTGCGCGGGTATTGGGAATTAGTCCAGGGACGGTTATTAGCAAAATAAAAGAAACAAGAACCCTATATGGAACCAGTCAATCGGTCACTACTGGAAAGACTGAATTCAGATGA
- the hisC gene encoding Histidinol-phosphate aminotransferase 1, with protein sequence MQENLFQNLAAPGVRGLTPYQPGKPIEELEREYGVTNAVKLASNENPLGPSPLALAAARSALTDLARYPDGGGFTLRNALALRFGVERDSITLGNGSNDVLELVARALVAPQDEVIYSKHAFAVYPLVIQAIGARGVVTPARDFGHDLAAMAAAVTPRTRLIFIANPNNPTGTWLTADVLEDFIRGLPSHVIVVIDEAYWEYVIHPDYPNALDWLGRYPNLLVTRTFSKAYGLAGLRVGYAVSHPALADLLNRVRQPFNVNSIALAAATAALDDEDHLSRARTINMEGMAEIIAGVTALGLSYIPSVGNFVAVDVGRAAGPIYEALLHQGVIVRPLANYEMPRHLRVTIGLAAENARFLDALARVLRT encoded by the coding sequence ATGCAGGAAAACCTATTTCAGAACCTTGCCGCACCTGGCGTACGTGGCCTTACCCCTTACCAACCTGGCAAACCCATCGAGGAATTGGAACGGGAATACGGTGTTACCAATGCCGTTAAACTTGCTTCCAATGAGAATCCGCTAGGTCCTTCTCCGCTTGCCTTAGCTGCGGCGCGTTCGGCACTTACTGATCTTGCTCGTTATCCCGATGGTGGTGGTTTTACGCTGCGGAATGCGTTGGCCCTCCGTTTTGGAGTCGAACGAGATTCGATTACGTTAGGCAATGGTTCCAATGATGTCTTGGAATTAGTGGCGCGTGCCTTGGTAGCTCCTCAGGACGAGGTAATCTATTCGAAGCATGCCTTTGCGGTATATCCGTTGGTGATTCAGGCAATTGGTGCGCGGGGAGTGGTAACCCCAGCTCGAGATTTCGGGCACGATTTGGCGGCAATGGCGGCGGCGGTGACGCCGCGTACTCGGTTAATCTTCATCGCCAACCCCAATAATCCCACGGGTACCTGGCTTACTGCTGATGTTTTGGAGGATTTCATTCGAGGATTACCGTCACATGTCATCGTCGTGATTGATGAGGCGTATTGGGAATATGTCATTCACCCCGATTATCCCAATGCGTTGGATTGGTTGGGACGTTATCCAAACCTATTGGTGACTCGAACCTTTTCTAAAGCCTATGGACTCGCTGGGCTGCGTGTTGGGTATGCGGTTTCTCATCCCGCCCTGGCGGATCTTCTCAATCGGGTACGGCAGCCTTTTAACGTTAACAGTATTGCCTTGGCGGCGGCAACGGCGGCCCTAGACGATGAAGATCACCTCTCTCGGGCGCGAACGATAAATATGGAGGGGATGGCGGAGATAATTGCGGGCGTTACTGCTTTGGGGTTGAGTTATATCCCATCGGTGGGTAATTTCGTGGCCGTGGATGTAGGGCGGGCGGCAGGACCGATTTATGAGGCATTATTGCATCAGGGGGTAATTGTGCGCCCCTTGGCCAATTACGAAATGCCACGTCACTTGCGAGTAACTATTGGGCTTGCAGCGGAAAATGCCCGTTTTCTCGACGCATTGGCCCGGGTGCTACGCACATGA
- a CDS encoding putative ATPase (Evidence 3 : Putative function from multiple computational evidences), giving the protein MTQITQAPTPARIEALRVENYRALRSVEFKKLTPLTALLGPNGSGKSTVFDVFAFLSECFESGLRRAWDRRGRAKELKTRGGDGPVVIEIKYRERGNLPLVTYHLAVDEKKGSPVVVEEWLQWRRGSSGKPFRFLDYRDGRGRAVSGENPDKQDTRLEIPLKSTDLIAVNALGQFADHPRVAALRDFITSWYVSYFSVDDTRGQPEAGPQERLSRTGDNLANVIQYLAEQHPGRLDDIFSVLRKRVPQIERVLTDSMPDGRLLLQIKDAPFDHPVLARFASDGTLKMLAYLVLLYDPNPPAFIGIEEPENFLHPRLLQELAEECRAASERGQFLVTTHSPFFINALRPEEVRVLYRDEKGYTQAMCAADIQGADSTLKCNGWVNRL; this is encoded by the coding sequence ATGACTCAAATTACCCAAGCTCCTACACCTGCGCGCATTGAGGCATTGCGTGTGGAAAACTATCGGGCGCTACGTTCGGTTGAATTCAAGAAGCTGACGCCGTTAACCGCACTATTGGGTCCCAATGGCAGCGGGAAATCCACGGTGTTCGATGTATTCGCTTTCTTATCCGAGTGTTTCGAGTCTGGGCTGCGGCGGGCTTGGGATCGTCGTGGTCGTGCGAAAGAGTTAAAAACACGCGGTGGGGATGGTCCGGTGGTGATAGAAATAAAATATCGTGAACGAGGGAATCTTCCTCTCGTCACCTACCATCTGGCCGTTGATGAGAAAAAAGGTTCGCCGGTCGTCGTGGAAGAATGGTTGCAATGGAGGCGCGGCTCAAGTGGAAAACCATTTCGATTCCTTGATTACCGTGATGGTCGAGGGCGAGCGGTGAGTGGAGAAAACCCCGATAAACAAGATACGCGCCTAGAAATTCCTCTTAAATCGACAGATTTGATCGCGGTAAATGCGCTCGGCCAATTTGCGGATCATCCGAGAGTGGCGGCACTGCGGGATTTCATTACGAGCTGGTATGTGTCCTACTTTTCCGTCGATGACACACGGGGACAACCCGAAGCCGGGCCACAGGAACGGCTTTCTCGTACCGGTGATAATCTAGCCAACGTTATTCAGTACCTAGCCGAACAACATCCTGGTCGTCTGGACGATATTTTCTCAGTGTTGCGTAAGCGTGTCCCGCAGATAGAGCGGGTGCTCACCGATTCCATGCCTGATGGGCGATTGCTATTGCAAATTAAAGACGCGCCATTTGATCATCCGGTCTTGGCGCGTTTTGCCTCGGATGGCACGCTTAAAATGTTGGCCTACCTGGTGTTGCTATATGACCCCAATCCGCCGGCATTCATTGGTATCGAAGAGCCGGAGAATTTCCTACATCCGCGTCTGTTGCAAGAATTAGCGGAAGAGTGCCGAGCGGCCTCGGAACGTGGACAATTTTTAGTTACGACGCACTCACCGTTCTTTATCAATGCGCTACGGCCAGAGGAAGTGCGAGTCTTGTATCGGGACGAGAAAGGTTATACGCAAGCTATGTGCGCTGCCGATATTCAAGGGGCGGATTCAACCTTGAAGTGCAACGGGTGGGTTAATCGATTGTAA
- a CDS encoding hypothetical protein (Evidence 5 : Unknown function), with translation MNGLIRQFFPKKMSLKFIPEKLIQRAKDFLNHRPRKCLGFKTPFEVFNNELQSINPPVALQG, from the coding sequence ATGAATGGACTAATCCGCCAGTTCTTTCCAAAGAAGATGAGTCTTAAATTCATCCCTGAAAAACTTATCCAGAGGGCAAAGGATTTCCTAAATCACCGGCCACGGAAATGCCTCGGGTTCAAAACTCCTTTTGAAGTGTTCAATAATGAGTTACAATCGATTAACCCACCCGTTGCACTTCAAGGTTGA
- the insB gene encoding Insertion element iso-IS1n protein InsB, protein MTFFLIFRKLKVLKWMIMWSYVGNKENQRWLWHAIDHATGNVLAYVFGKRKDSVFLSLKELLKPFGISRFYTDDWGAYERNLPVEQQIISKKNTQKIERKHLMLRTRIKRLARKTICFSKLEKMHDIVIGLFINRYEFGVLV, encoded by the coding sequence ATGACATTCTTTCTGATATTCAGAAAGTTGAAGGTGCTGAAGTGGATGATAATGTGGAGCTATGTCGGCAACAAGGAAAATCAACGCTGGCTTTGGCATGCTATTGACCATGCTACGGGAAATGTTCTTGCGTATGTGTTTGGCAAAAGGAAAGATTCGGTATTTTTGTCCTTAAAAGAACTCCTCAAGCCGTTTGGGATTTCTCGATTTTATACTGACGATTGGGGGGCTTATGAACGGAATTTACCAGTCGAACAACAAATCATTAGCAAGAAGAATACTCAAAAAATCGAGAGGAAACATTTAATGTTACGGACACGTATCAAACGGCTTGCCCGGAAAACCATTTGCTTCTCCAAACTTGAGAAAATGCATGATATTGTGATTGGTCTCTTCATAAATCGCTATGAATTTGGCGTCTTAGTCTGA
- a CDS encoding hypothetical protein (Evidence 5 : Unknown function) translates to MSEVYDQAAIYIVPTLRVGMHPVTLQRRVLVGITNKPEVIAVYNSRAERGNDVTICFYERFP, encoded by the coding sequence ATGTCTGAGGTGTACGATCAAGCGGCTATTTACATCGTTCCCACGCTCCGCGTGGGAATGCATCCCGTGACGCTCCAGCGTCGCGTATTGGTGGGGATCACGAACAAACCGGAAGTCATCGCGGTATATAATTCTCGTGCGGAGCGTGGGAACGATGTAACTATTTGCTTTTATGAGAGATTCCCTTAA
- a CDS encoding hypothetical protein (Evidence 5 : Unknown function) translates to MEPVNRSLLERLNSDDILSDIQKVEGAEVDDNVELCRQQGKSTLALACY, encoded by the coding sequence ATGGAACCAGTCAATCGGTCACTACTGGAAAGACTGAATTCAGATGACATTCTTTCTGATATTCAGAAAGTTGAAGGTGCTGAAGTGGATGATAATGTGGAGCTATGTCGGCAACAAGGAAAATCAACGCTGGCTTTGGCATGCTATTGA
- the insB gene encoding Insertion element iso-IS1n protein InsB, protein MEHYWPYPGLEHHPGNVLAYVLGKRKDSVFLSLKELLKPFGISRFYTDDWGAYERNLPVEQQIISKKNTQKIERKHLMLRTRIKRLARKTICFSKLEKMHDIVIGLFINRYEFGVLV, encoded by the coding sequence ATGGAACATTACTGGCCATATCCAGGTCTGGAACACCACCCGGGAAATGTTCTTGCGTATGTGCTTGGCAAAAGGAAAGATTCGGTATTTTTGTCCTTAAAAGAACTCCTCAAGCCGTTTGGGATTTCTCGATTTTATACTGACGATTGGGGGGCTTATGAACGGAATTTACCAGTCGAACAACAAATCATTAGCAAGAAGAATACTCAAAAAATCGAGAGGAAACATTTAATGTTACGGACACGTATCAAACGGCTTGCCCGGAAAACCATTTGCTTCTCCAAACTTGAGAAAATGCATGATATTGTGATTGGTCTCTTCATAAATCGCTATGAATTTGGCGTCTTAGTCTGA